The Lactobacillus sp. ESL0680 genome has a segment encoding these proteins:
- the smpB gene encoding SsrA-binding protein SmpB, with protein MKEKNENLIAQNKKAHHDYFIKETYEAGIALTGTEIKSVRARRISLRDGYVQVINGSAFLENVHISEYKQGNRYNHEPLRSRRLLLHKKELTRLAKEQAERGVTIVPLKVYLKHGFAKILIGVGQGKKQYDKRETIKKRDQERELRRQYKV; from the coding sequence ATGAAAGAAAAAAATGAAAATTTAATCGCGCAAAACAAAAAAGCGCATCATGATTATTTCATCAAGGAAACATATGAAGCCGGGATTGCACTGACGGGAACAGAAATTAAGTCGGTGCGTGCGCGGCGGATTAGTTTGCGTGACGGCTACGTGCAGGTAATTAATGGTTCTGCTTTTTTAGAAAATGTACATATTAGTGAGTATAAGCAGGGCAATCGTTATAATCATGAACCCTTGCGCAGTCGCCGGTTGCTTTTACATAAAAAAGAATTGACGCGACTAGCTAAAGAGCAAGCTGAGCGTGGGGTAACAATTGTTCCACTTAAAGTGTATTTGAAACACGGCTTTGCTAAGATTCTAATTGGTGTTGGTCAGGGTAAGAAGCAATACGATAAACGCGAAACAATTAAAAAACGCGATCAGGAGCGTGAGCTTCGACGCCAATATAAAGTTTAA
- the rnr gene encoding ribonuclease R: MAQNEKILANVLEIFRHNPKKQYQVEQIDRMLRRDRLGSFSDIVKALSFLEQEKKIITDGNGHYQLAEENTIVEGSFRANDKGFGFVKLEDEEADDIFIASDYTAYAVDGDKVRVKITAGGNPWNGKGPEGQVQEIIERSLDTLVGEFHPITDAQVKVSHFLGYVLSTNKKLHKYRVYVGENGLHPQMGDMVKVSIANYPSEDNPDSMAGVVIEIIGNKNDPGVDIMSIVSAHDVRTEWPQDAMDQANAIPDHIEPEEWDNREDITDQPAVTIDGDDSKDFDDAVVLWKLPNGNYHLGVHIADVSHYIKEKTPLDEEAFARGNSTYLVDRVIPMLPFRLSNGICSLNEDQDRLVLSCEMEFTPEGERVNYRIHSSVMRSHGRLTYNKVNQALDPDNTDELEEKYVKLRPMLQDMAELHNALYQKRHQRGAIDFEEPEAKIIVDEQGKPTDIVLHNRGTAEKMIESFMLVANETVAEDFFKKHVPFLYRVHETPDGERIKNFFEFCSAFGLDIKADPNHIKPIDLQKVVAKTMGTPEEAVVQMMMLRSLKQAHYSEEALGHFGLAAKFYTHFTSPIRRYSDLMVHRMIHAYSDQGTGKEVQQHFASYLPDVADQTSTQERVSIDTEREVNDLKMTEFMADQVGQHFDAVVSSVTSFGMFIQLPNTVEGLIHISNLNDDFYSFNEKSLTLTGRGTHKQYRVGMPIKVTLINANIEQHQLDFEVYDPNAPKHPHHDRGNNNRRRGSRGFHNDHGHRGGHNGSSRNGFRKNGNHPHFSKYKH, from the coding sequence ATGGCACAAAACGAAAAAATTTTAGCTAATGTTTTAGAAATCTTTCGCCATAATCCCAAAAAACAATACCAAGTAGAGCAAATTGACAGAATGCTGCGGCGTGATCGCCTCGGCAGTTTTTCTGATATTGTCAAGGCACTCTCCTTTTTGGAACAAGAAAAGAAAATTATTACTGACGGTAATGGTCATTATCAATTAGCCGAAGAGAATACCATTGTTGAAGGGTCATTTCGGGCTAATGATAAGGGCTTTGGCTTTGTCAAACTTGAAGATGAAGAAGCCGATGATATTTTTATTGCCAGCGATTATACCGCGTACGCCGTTGATGGCGACAAGGTACGCGTTAAGATTACTGCTGGTGGTAATCCTTGGAATGGCAAGGGACCAGAAGGTCAAGTTCAGGAAATTATTGAGCGCAGCCTTGACACATTAGTTGGCGAATTTCACCCAATAACTGATGCGCAAGTTAAGGTTAGTCACTTTTTAGGGTATGTTTTGAGTACCAATAAGAAGCTGCATAAGTATCGCGTTTATGTTGGTGAAAATGGCCTGCACCCGCAAATGGGCGACATGGTTAAGGTCTCAATTGCTAACTATCCTAGTGAAGACAATCCGGATTCAATGGCTGGTGTGGTAATCGAGATTATCGGTAACAAGAACGATCCCGGCGTTGATATTATGTCCATTGTTTCTGCACATGATGTTCGTACTGAATGGCCTCAAGATGCAATGGACCAGGCTAATGCTATTCCTGACCATATTGAGCCAGAGGAATGGGATAATCGCGAAGATATTACCGATCAGCCAGCTGTCACAATTGACGGTGATGACTCCAAGGACTTCGACGATGCGGTAGTTTTATGGAAATTACCTAACGGCAATTATCATTTGGGTGTTCATATTGCCGATGTATCTCATTACATCAAGGAAAAAACACCGCTGGACGAGGAAGCTTTTGCGCGCGGCAACAGTACTTATTTGGTTGACCGCGTAATTCCGATGCTGCCATTCCGGTTATCAAATGGGATTTGTTCACTTAACGAAGACCAAGACCGACTGGTTTTATCCTGTGAAATGGAATTTACTCCAGAAGGTGAGCGGGTAAATTACCGGATCCATTCATCCGTGATGCGGTCACATGGTCGCTTAACTTATAACAAGGTTAACCAAGCACTTGATCCTGATAACACTGACGAGTTAGAAGAAAAATATGTTAAATTGCGGCCGATGCTGCAAGATATGGCAGAATTGCACAATGCGTTATATCAAAAGCGTCACCAACGTGGTGCGATTGACTTTGAAGAGCCAGAAGCTAAGATTATTGTCGACGAGCAAGGCAAGCCAACTGATATTGTTTTGCACAATCGGGGCACTGCTGAAAAGATGATTGAATCATTCATGTTGGTGGCCAACGAAACTGTAGCTGAAGACTTCTTTAAAAAGCACGTGCCATTTTTGTACCGGGTTCATGAAACTCCTGATGGTGAACGGATTAAGAACTTCTTTGAATTTTGTAGTGCCTTTGGTTTGGATATTAAGGCTGACCCGAACCACATCAAGCCAATTGACTTGCAAAAGGTAGTTGCTAAGACAATGGGAACACCTGAGGAAGCCGTTGTTCAAATGATGATGCTGCGCAGCTTAAAGCAAGCACATTATTCAGAAGAAGCATTAGGTCACTTTGGCTTGGCTGCGAAATTCTATACCCACTTTACTTCGCCAATCAGACGGTATTCTGACTTGATGGTCCACCGCATGATCCATGCATACAGCGACCAAGGAACTGGTAAGGAAGTTCAGCAGCATTTTGCTAGCTACTTGCCGGATGTTGCCGATCAAACTTCAACTCAAGAGCGAGTTTCAATTGATACCGAGCGAGAAGTTAATGATTTGAAGATGACCGAGTTCATGGCCGATCAAGTTGGCCAGCATTTTGATGCGGTGGTTTCTTCGGTAACAAGTTTTGGGATGTTTATCCAATTGCCAAATACGGTTGAAGGTTTGATTCATATTTCGAATTTGAATGATGATTTTTATAGCTTTAACGAGAAGAGCTTAACCTTAACTGGTCGCGGCACGCATAAGCAATATCGTGTTGGCATGCCGATCAAGGTCACCTTAATTAATGCCAACATTGAGCAGCATCAGTTAGACTTTGAAGTTTATGATCCAAATGCGCCAAAGCATCCACATCATGATCGAGGTAACAATAATCGGCGTCGCGGCAGCCGCGGCTTCCATAACGACCATGGCCATCGCGGCGGTCATAACGGCAGCAGCCGGAATGGTTTCCGTAAGAATGGCAACCATCCGCATTTTAGTAAGTACAAGCATTAG
- a CDS encoding nitroreductase, with protein sequence MEFKDVYNHERVTRKFSNRKVNEKLLAKIIKKAQLSPSLLNSQPWRIYMVTGDALSNLKEEVMQKIKEGVDPHEDFATILSLNWDAYPSQSLATVGASQPYFYNNKIELFTQSNDTMFNAQDVAFMTIPRTSPAWSVFDLGIFAQSIMLLALDEGLAVMPAHSMVAYPELVRKYAEIPENELVGMAIGLGYKDNAAEVNDPKYYPARLPFEKIYKLVK encoded by the coding sequence ATGGAATTTAAGGACGTATATAATCATGAACGCGTGACGCGTAAGTTTTCCAATCGGAAGGTTAACGAGAAGCTGCTTGCGAAAATTATTAAAAAGGCCCAGCTGTCACCGTCATTACTTAATTCACAACCTTGGCGGATATATATGGTAACCGGTGATGCCTTGAGCAACTTGAAAGAAGAAGTCATGCAAAAGATTAAGGAGGGTGTTGACCCGCATGAAGATTTTGCCACGATTTTGTCGCTCAACTGGGATGCCTATCCAAGTCAAAGTTTGGCAACGGTAGGTGCATCACAGCCGTACTTCTACAATAATAAGATAGAGTTGTTTACCCAATCTAATGATACGATGTTTAACGCACAGGATGTAGCATTCATGACAATTCCGCGGACTTCGCCTGCGTGGTCAGTGTTTGACTTGGGTATTTTTGCTCAAAGTATCATGCTTTTGGCACTTGATGAAGGACTGGCAGTGATGCCGGCGCATTCGATGGTTGCTTATCCAGAACTGGTACGCAAGTATGCGGAAATTCCAGAAAATGAGCTTGTGGGTATGGCTATTGGTCTAGGTTATAAAGATAATGCGGCGGAAGTTAATGATCCGAAGTATTACCCAGCAAGATTGCCATTCGAAAAGATTTATAAATTGGTCAAGTAA
- a CDS encoding M42 family peptidase, translated as MEKEQEIKMLKAFSDANSTSGFEGEFVKLFTETVKDFANVKVDGMLNAYASKKENKAGRPVIQLDAHSDSVGFITQAVRPNGMIKFVPLGGWVKYNIPALRVRIKNRDGEYIPGVVATKPPHFMTEAERNNVPDVADMSIDVGSSSREETLNDYKIDTGCPIFVDVKCEYNEKSGLFFGKDFDDRFGAAAMADVLETLDGEETPFNVVAALSSQEEVGLRGAYVTARTVKPDLGIVLESCPADDTFTPDWLSQTALKHGPMMRDMDTSFLPNPKFQQYACDVADKNHIPYTRSVRTGGGQDGAAIYYENGAPTIVIGIPVRYEHSPYCFSAYQDFKAAVEMTVAIIRDLTTEKLASFSQF; from the coding sequence ATGGAAAAAGAACAAGAAATAAAAATGTTAAAAGCTTTTTCGGATGCAAATTCAACTTCAGGATTTGAAGGCGAGTTTGTTAAGTTGTTTACCGAAACAGTCAAGGATTTTGCCAATGTTAAGGTTGATGGCATGTTAAATGCTTATGCTTCTAAGAAGGAAAATAAGGCGGGTCGGCCCGTTATTCAGCTTGATGCCCACTCAGACTCAGTCGGGTTTATCACTCAGGCAGTTAGGCCTAACGGCATGATTAAGTTTGTTCCATTAGGTGGCTGGGTTAAGTATAATATTCCAGCTCTGCGGGTTCGGATTAAAAATCGTGATGGTGAATATATCCCCGGCGTTGTAGCCACTAAGCCACCGCACTTCATGACGGAAGCTGAACGCAATAATGTGCCCGATGTAGCTGATATGTCAATTGATGTTGGTTCGAGTTCACGTGAAGAAACATTGAACGACTATAAGATTGATACTGGCTGTCCAATCTTTGTTGATGTTAAGTGTGAATATAACGAAAAGTCGGGTTTGTTCTTTGGTAAGGACTTTGATGACCGTTTTGGTGCTGCAGCCATGGCTGATGTTTTGGAAACATTAGATGGTGAAGAAACACCATTTAACGTTGTCGCTGCACTGTCAAGTCAAGAAGAAGTAGGCTTGCGCGGAGCTTATGTTACAGCTCGCACTGTTAAGCCCGACTTGGGTATCGTGCTAGAATCTTGCCCAGCTGATGATACCTTCACTCCTGATTGGCTTTCGCAAACTGCCTTAAAACACGGACCAATGATGCGTGACATGGATACGTCATTCTTGCCTAATCCTAAGTTCCAGCAATACGCTTGTGATGTAGCTGATAAGAACCATATTCCTTACACGCGGTCAGTTAGAACTGGCGGCGGCCAAGATGGTGCCGCAATTTATTATGAGAATGGGGCACCGACAATTGTAATTGGTATTCCAGTTCGTTATGAGCATTCACCTTATTGCTTCAGTGCCTACCAAGATTTCAAGGCAGCCGTTGAAATGACAGTGGCAATTATTCGTGATTTAACTACTGAAAAATTAGCTAGTTTCAGCCAATTTTAA
- a CDS encoding hemolysin family protein — protein sequence MSIAQIITYLIATLVIFVFAAFFVAAEFALVQTRSSQLEDMLTNNTGNRRKIKRALHMVHNLNEYLSTTQVGTTLVGVVLGWFSADTFATLFADLLNLAHLNPSLVRSVSALLGVILLTYLEVVITEIVPKNIAIDMPVKMLLKLATPLQAFHTLVYPFVWLLNTSSNGLLKVLGFKPADEENQVYSQSEIIKLSRKAVHGGSLDKNDLTYMKRAFELNDKVAKDIMTDRTRLIVIDSSDTIAQALEMYLEEGASRLPVVRDNNKDDIVGYIYAFDVVQQSRIDAHVPVTRIIRTMITVPESMPIQDVLHLMIKKHTPIVLVVDEYGGTSGVVTDKDIYEELFGTVKDEIDDVSDDYIIKDAEGNIHVSGKTTLYDFERYFRTDLKSFQNSDIITIGGYMMEHYPDLKKDESVEFEGFSFTLDNIEQGFMRWFIVKRLAKEPIMNKEE from the coding sequence TTGAGTATAGCCCAAATAATTACTTACTTAATAGCGACTTTGGTGATTTTTGTCTTTGCGGCGTTCTTTGTTGCCGCAGAGTTTGCATTAGTCCAAACTCGATCAAGTCAGCTGGAAGATATGCTGACAAATAATACTGGCAATCGCCGCAAGATAAAGCGCGCGTTGCATATGGTTCACAATTTAAATGAATATTTATCAACCACGCAGGTAGGGACAACGCTTGTGGGGGTTGTTTTAGGTTGGTTTTCTGCTGATACATTCGCAACTTTGTTTGCGGACTTGTTAAATTTAGCACACCTAAATCCTTCACTTGTCCGGTCGGTGAGTGCGCTATTAGGTGTTATCTTACTGACATATTTAGAGGTCGTCATTACGGAAATCGTCCCCAAAAATATTGCCATTGATATGCCGGTTAAAATGCTGCTGAAATTGGCGACGCCACTTCAGGCATTTCATACCTTGGTTTATCCGTTCGTGTGGCTGCTTAATACTAGTTCGAATGGCTTGCTAAAGGTTTTGGGTTTTAAACCTGCTGATGAAGAAAATCAGGTTTATTCACAGTCCGAAATTATCAAGTTATCGCGCAAAGCCGTGCACGGCGGCTCTCTTGATAAAAATGATCTAACATACATGAAACGTGCCTTTGAACTGAACGATAAGGTTGCTAAGGATATTATGACTGACCGGACACGGTTAATTGTGATTGATTCAAGTGATACAATTGCTCAGGCACTAGAAATGTATCTTGAAGAGGGCGCAAGCAGGCTGCCGGTAGTGCGTGATAATAATAAAGACGATATTGTTGGTTATATTTATGCCTTTGATGTGGTTCAACAGAGCCGCATTGATGCTCACGTGCCAGTGACGCGGATTATTCGGACAATGATTACAGTACCTGAGTCGATGCCAATTCAGGATGTCTTGCACTTAATGATTAAGAAGCACACGCCGATTGTCTTGGTTGTCGATGAATATGGCGGTACCAGTGGCGTTGTGACCGATAAAGATATCTATGAAGAATTATTCGGTACAGTTAAGGATGAGATTGACGACGTTTCCGACGATTACATTATTAAGGATGCGGAAGGTAATATTCATGTTTCCGGAAAAACGACCTTGTATGATTTTGAACGCTATTTCAGAACGGATTTAAAGAGTTTTCAAAATAGTGATATCATCACCATTGGTGGTTATATGATGGAACATTATCCAGACTTAAAAAAGGATGAATCCGTTGAGTTTGAAGGATTTTCGTTCACACTAGATAATATTGAGCAGGGCTTTATGCGTTGGTTTATCGTTAAACGGTTAGCTAAAGAGCCTATCATGAATAAAGAAGAATAA
- a CDS encoding MFS transporter, translating into MDTTNEHSHALTTDQKWTIASTSSGFMLENMDVLFLSFAMSSMIADLHLSGGAAGLISSITNLGMLFGGIAFGMLGDKIGRVKTFSHTVIIFAVATACMAFANNIYLIYALRFLAGIGAGGEYGVGIALIAEAFPKKEIGKMTSIAAVGGQVGAIFAALIAAWIIPTAGWHMLFLVGIVPVVLTVFIRKHLHESKQFLTAKAEEKGSLLTNVARKMFATPRLAWQSIGLMIMMTVQIAGYFGLMNWLPTIVQKQLNLNVANSSLWMIATIIGMSIGMMTFGTIFDHFGPRRAFGIFLIGSAIMVYTLSLATNMVTLLIIGAIVGFFSNGMFGGYGAVISRLYPTEIRSSANNIIVNIGRAIGGFSSVVIGILMDHYNLTVVMGFLSSLYIISLIIMISLPGLKKLANN; encoded by the coding sequence ATGGATACAACTAATGAGCACAGTCATGCACTAACTACAGATCAGAAGTGGACCATCGCGTCGACCTCATCGGGATTTATGTTAGAGAACATGGATGTGCTTTTTCTATCGTTTGCGATGAGTTCGATGATTGCTGACCTGCACCTGTCTGGTGGTGCTGCAGGGCTAATTTCATCGATTACTAATTTGGGGATGTTGTTTGGCGGGATTGCCTTTGGCATGTTGGGCGATAAAATTGGCCGCGTCAAAACTTTCAGTCATACCGTGATTATTTTTGCGGTGGCGACAGCCTGTATGGCCTTTGCCAATAACATCTATTTGATTTATGCTCTCCGTTTTTTGGCCGGAATTGGTGCTGGCGGTGAATATGGTGTTGGGATTGCATTAATTGCTGAAGCTTTTCCGAAGAAGGAAATTGGTAAAATGACCTCAATTGCGGCAGTTGGTGGTCAGGTGGGGGCAATCTTCGCGGCGTTAATTGCGGCATGGATTATTCCAACTGCTGGCTGGCATATGTTGTTCTTGGTCGGTATTGTGCCGGTAGTCTTAACGGTTTTCATTAGAAAACACCTGCATGAAAGTAAGCAATTTTTAACGGCTAAGGCAGAAGAAAAGGGTTCATTGCTAACCAATGTTGCCCGCAAGATGTTTGCAACACCGCGGCTTGCTTGGCAGAGTATTGGCTTGATGATTATGATGACAGTTCAAATCGCTGGTTACTTCGGCTTAATGAACTGGCTGCCAACAATCGTACAGAAGCAATTAAATTTGAATGTTGCCAATTCAAGTTTATGGATGATTGCAACGATTATTGGAATGAGCATTGGAATGATGACTTTCGGTACCATTTTCGATCATTTTGGTCCACGGCGCGCCTTCGGTATCTTCTTAATTGGTTCGGCGATTATGGTCTACACTTTAAGTTTGGCCACCAACATGGTAACTTTGCTTATCATTGGGGCGATTGTCGGCTTCTTCTCTAATGGGATGTTCGGTGGTTACGGTGCGGTAATTAGCCGGCTGTACCCAACAGAAATTCGCTCGAGTGCGAACAATATTATTGTGAATATTGGCCGTGCAATTGGCGGGTTTTCATCAGTTGTAATTGGTATCTTGATGGATCACTACAACTTAACGGTTGTCATGGGCTTCTTATCAAGTTTATACATTATCAGCTTGATAATTATGATTAGCCTGCCTGGATTGAAAAAGCTGGCAAATAATTAG
- a CDS encoding LTA synthase family protein yields the protein MTRIKSFLQWLTETKLGFFITVLVAFWLKTYAIYLTKFNLGAVGSMQNFLLLLNPLPAGLLLLGIGLFFKGRKSYWIIIAIDLILSLWLFANILYYREFSNFLSLSIIKTSGSTADNLGKSIVGITHVTDFLALLDVAVIIGLLCGKVIKYDLRPLKLRFNVLVEVLAIMMIGLNLKMAQKDRSGLLTRTFDNNYIVKYLGMNEYAVYDGFKTAQTSAQMAKANVSDLGSVQKYLKANYVKPNPQYTGVAKGKNVLVIHLESFQQFLIGYKWKGKAVTPNLNKLYHAKDTLSFANFYNQVGQGKTSDAEMMLENSLYGLQSGSAMSSYGTSNTFESAPAILNQQGGYTTAVMHGGAGSFWNRNNAYKQFGYQYFMPLSYYQNKPKYYIGYGLKDKIFFNQSIKYIERLPQPFYLKMITVTNHYPYEIDKKNQSIDKTDTGDETVDGYVQTAHYLDQAIGELMHWLKKTGLDKKTLIVMYGDHYGISGNHHKASAQLLKQDEFTDFDNLKFQRVPLMFHMTGLKGGIDKTYGGEIDVLPTLLNLLGINDRGTIQFGHDLLSKQEPQIVAQRNGDFITPQYAKVGGTYYDTKTGMEIVDPDKKLKLHLMAISNRVTTQLSLSDRVIDGNLLRFYKPKWFKKVKANDYDYNKDKALKKLFSPNKTSLWYQNHKKTTQKQFKTDAPELEK from the coding sequence ATGACACGGATCAAGTCTTTTTTGCAATGGCTGACAGAAACCAAGCTAGGCTTTTTCATTACTGTTTTAGTTGCCTTTTGGCTGAAAACATATGCAATTTACTTAACGAAATTCAACTTGGGTGCAGTTGGCTCAATGCAGAACTTTTTGCTCCTGCTTAATCCGCTGCCAGCGGGACTATTATTATTAGGGATCGGCCTGTTTTTTAAGGGACGCAAGTCGTATTGGATTATTATTGCGATTGACCTGATATTAAGTCTGTGGCTGTTTGCCAACATCTTGTACTACCGTGAGTTTTCCAACTTTTTGTCCTTATCAATTATTAAGACTTCAGGCTCAACCGCGGATAACTTAGGGAAGAGTATCGTGGGGATAACCCATGTAACCGACTTTTTAGCCTTACTCGATGTTGCAGTAATTATTGGGTTGTTATGCGGTAAAGTCATTAAGTATGATTTGCGGCCGCTTAAACTCAGGTTCAACGTGTTAGTTGAGGTTTTGGCAATTATGATGATTGGTCTAAACCTGAAAATGGCGCAAAAAGACCGGTCGGGATTGTTAACAAGAACATTCGACAACAATTACATTGTTAAGTATCTGGGGATGAACGAGTACGCCGTTTATGATGGTTTTAAAACCGCGCAAACAAGTGCGCAGATGGCCAAGGCAAATGTTTCCGATCTTGGCTCCGTCCAAAAATATTTGAAGGCCAACTATGTAAAGCCTAATCCGCAGTACACCGGCGTTGCTAAGGGCAAAAATGTTCTAGTAATCCACCTTGAGAGTTTTCAGCAGTTTTTAATTGGTTACAAGTGGAAGGGGAAGGCAGTTACGCCTAACCTGAACAAGTTGTACCATGCCAAAGATACCTTGAGCTTTGCTAATTTTTATAACCAAGTTGGTCAGGGGAAGACATCAGATGCGGAAATGATGTTGGAAAATTCACTCTATGGCCTGCAGTCAGGGTCGGCAATGTCAAGTTACGGCACATCGAACACCTTTGAAAGTGCGCCGGCAATTTTAAACCAGCAAGGTGGTTATACGACAGCCGTGATGCATGGTGGTGCAGGTTCGTTTTGGAATCGGAATAACGCCTACAAGCAGTTCGGTTACCAGTACTTTATGCCGCTGTCATATTATCAAAATAAACCGAAGTATTATATCGGTTATGGGTTAAAGGATAAGATCTTTTTTAACCAGTCGATTAAGTACATTGAGCGTTTGCCGCAGCCGTTTTACTTGAAGATGATTACGGTAACGAACCACTATCCGTATGAGATTGACAAGAAAAACCAGTCGATTGATAAAACAGATACGGGGGATGAAACCGTTGATGGTTATGTTCAGACCGCTCATTATTTGGATCAAGCAATTGGGGAGTTAATGCATTGGCTGAAGAAAACTGGGCTTGATAAAAAGACCCTGATTGTGATGTACGGTGACCATTACGGTATTTCCGGCAACCACCATAAGGCTAGTGCCCAATTGTTAAAGCAGGATGAGTTCACCGATTTTGACAATTTGAAGTTCCAACGGGTGCCGTTAATGTTTCATATGACGGGACTTAAAGGCGGCATTGATAAGACTTATGGCGGCGAAATTGATGTTTTGCCAACTCTGCTTAACCTATTAGGAATTAATGACAGGGGCACGATTCAATTCGGCCATGACTTGCTTAGCAAGCAGGAACCACAGATTGTGGCGCAGCGTAACGGCGACTTCATTACGCCGCAATACGCTAAAGTTGGCGGGACTTATTATGATACTAAGACTGGCATGGAAATTGTGGACCCTGATAAGAAGTTGAAGTTGCATTTGATGGCAATTTCTAATCGGGTAACCACGCAGTTATCCTTGTCTGATCGAGTGATTGATGGTAATCTATTGCGCTTTTATAAGCCTAAGTGGTTTAAAAAGGTCAAAGCTAATGATTATGACTATAATAAGGACAAGGCACTAAAGAAGCTGTTTAGTCCTAACAAAACTTCTTTGTGGTACCAAAATCATAAGAAGACGACGCAGAAACAATTTAAGACGGATGCGCCGGAACTTGAAAAATAA
- a CDS encoding ECF transporter S component — protein sequence MFTRSSKWNVKSVILVALIGIIMGVIYTYGFNWAYNIIKMALVPTGFAPVTDTVFSGLWLMAAPLAMYFVPTAGSGTIGEVLASIVEMAIGGQWGAITVISGLIQGATNEIGFFPKKSRYQAFSWKSVMIGAFFAGLGIFIPSYILYGWGKFNMTVQIVMFITNMVSALVFDGVLVKLIANLFDRTLKPRLA from the coding sequence ATGTTCACAAGATCATCAAAATGGAATGTTAAGTCGGTAATTTTGGTCGCGTTGATTGGAATTATTATGGGGGTAATTTATACCTACGGCTTTAATTGGGCTTACAACATTATTAAAATGGCACTGGTTCCTACAGGCTTTGCCCCAGTAACGGACACGGTCTTTTCGGGCTTATGGCTAATGGCAGCACCCTTAGCAATGTATTTTGTACCAACGGCTGGTTCTGGGACAATTGGCGAAGTGTTAGCTTCAATTGTAGAAATGGCAATCGGCGGACAATGGGGTGCGATTACTGTTATTTCAGGACTTATTCAAGGTGCAACTAACGAAATCGGCTTTTTCCCCAAGAAGTCACGTTATCAAGCATTTTCTTGGAAGAGTGTTATGATTGGTGCCTTCTTTGCAGGACTAGGAATTTTTATTCCGTCATATATTCTTTACGGTTGGGGCAAATTTAACATGACGGTTCAGATTGTAATGTTCATTACCAATATGGTTTCGGCGCTTGTCTTTGACGGTGTACTGGTTAAATTAATCGCTAATCTGTTTGATCGTACACTAAAGCCGCGACTGGCATAG
- the secG gene encoding preprotein translocase subunit SecG yields the protein MYNLFMTLLIIVSILIVIATMMQPQKQQDALNALSGGAVFSGQTKKRGFEAFMEKVTAVLLVLFFAFAIVLAYLSSK from the coding sequence TTGTACAATTTATTTATGACGCTACTAATTATTGTTTCAATTTTAATTGTTATTGCAACAATGATGCAGCCGCAAAAGCAACAGGATGCATTGAATGCCCTATCAGGCGGCGCAGTTTTTAGTGGCCAAACGAAGAAACGTGGTTTTGAAGCATTTATGGAAAAAGTTACAGCAGTTTTGTTGGTTCTCTTTTTCGCTTTTGCTATTGTGTTAGCTTATTTGTCTTCAAAGTAA
- the hpt gene encoding hypoxanthine phosphoribosyltransferase: MPKNDNINRIIDHKLFTEDDIHQMCVRLGKQLTEDYAGKKPLIVGALKGAIFFLTDLVREMDVEEEIDFLDVSSYGDGFVSSGKVDLITDLTTDVKDRDVLIVEDIVDTGLTLKYMKDMLKERGAKSVKCCVLLNKEANRTTDVEIEYYGSKVGNEFVVGYGLDFMNAFRNIKYIGVLKPEVIKLADNK; this comes from the coding sequence ATGCCAAAAAACGACAATATTAATAGAATTATTGACCATAAATTATTTACTGAAGACGATATTCACCAAATGTGTGTCCGCCTAGGCAAACAATTGACTGAAGATTATGCCGGCAAGAAGCCGCTAATTGTTGGGGCACTTAAAGGTGCGATTTTCTTTTTAACTGATTTGGTCCGTGAAATGGACGTTGAAGAAGAAATCGACTTTTTGGACGTTTCCAGTTATGGCGATGGTTTTGTTTCTTCAGGTAAGGTTGATTTGATTACCGACCTAACTACTGATGTTAAGGATCGTGATGTCTTAATCGTTGAAGATATTGTCGACACTGGTCTTACCTTAAAATACATGAAAGACATGCTTAAAGAGCGCGGTGCTAAGAGCGTTAAGTGCTGCGTGCTTCTTAACAAAGAAGCTAACCGTACTACTGATGTTGAAATTGAATATTACGGCTCAAAGGTTGGCAATGAATTTGTCGTTGGTTATGGTCTAGACTTCATGAATGCCTTTCGTAATATCAAATATATCGGCGTTTTAAAGCCCGAAGTAATCAAGCTGGCTGATAACAAATAA